A genomic window from Oculatellaceae cyanobacterium includes:
- a CDS encoding TPM domain-containing protein — protein MLSIAFISQKTVTTSLLTLGVISFPIASLAVNVEAVPNPRKVNSGWVTDMANILNQSTESEINQLVSQLEAKNGAEIAVVTVSDTKPSATPKQFATSLFNRWGIGKKGEDNGVLILISKGERRVEIETGYGVEAILPDAKVGNIIRQEITPHFKQADYDGGTLAGTKALVETLSNEQISANVVAEQPAKNSAVPWLYGLGGGLGLAVGTGFYLKNRRRFIPPEGKSRKHGSGSGDRPMYCQQCRNPMEKLDSTAIQPYLSQPEQVAQQLGSISFEGWQCSHCLPQLTGTKIHIRTYILNSDRYTTCPTCQELTAESTQEVLQHATEYSEGRRQTYNHCHCCGYESVQEEIIPRIVRTTTISSSSSSSYSSGSGGSSGGGGAGDSW, from the coding sequence ATGCTATCTATAGCATTTATTTCTCAAAAAACTGTTACTACCAGCTTGTTAACGTTAGGTGTGATCAGTTTCCCAATAGCTAGTTTGGCTGTAAATGTGGAAGCAGTACCCAACCCCCGCAAGGTAAATAGCGGTTGGGTAACAGATATGGCAAATATTCTTAACCAGTCAACAGAATCAGAAATAAATCAGCTAGTTTCACAACTAGAGGCTAAAAATGGTGCTGAAATTGCTGTTGTGACTGTATCAGATACTAAGCCATCAGCTACACCAAAGCAGTTTGCTACAAGCTTGTTTAATCGTTGGGGTATTGGTAAAAAAGGCGAAGATAACGGCGTACTGATTTTAATTTCTAAAGGAGAGCGACGAGTAGAAATTGAAACTGGATACGGCGTTGAAGCAATTTTACCAGATGCTAAAGTTGGCAATATTATCCGACAAGAAATTACACCACACTTTAAGCAAGCTGACTATGATGGCGGCACACTCGCTGGCACAAAAGCCTTAGTTGAGACTTTGAGCAACGAGCAAATATCTGCTAATGTCGTAGCCGAGCAACCAGCCAAAAACTCTGCTGTACCTTGGTTATATGGGTTGGGTGGCGGATTAGGATTAGCAGTAGGAACAGGCTTTTATCTCAAAAACCGTCGTAGATTTATTCCACCAGAAGGAAAATCGCGCAAACATGGATCTGGTAGTGGCGATCGCCCCATGTATTGCCAACAATGCCGCAACCCGATGGAAAAACTCGATTCAACAGCAATTCAGCCTTATCTCAGCCAACCCGAACAAGTAGCACAACAACTGGGAAGCATTTCATTTGAAGGTTGGCAATGTTCCCATTGTCTTCCTCAACTAACAGGAACAAAAATTCATATTCGCACCTATATTCTCAATTCAGATAGATATACAACTTGCCCTACCTGTCAAGAACTCACAGCAGAAAGCACACAAGAAGTTTTGCAACACGCTACAGAATATAGCGAAGGCAGACGGCAGACTTACAATCATTGCCATTGCTGCGGTTATGAGTCAGTGCAAGAAGAAATAATCCCGCGTATAGTCCGAACTACTACCATTTCCAGCAGTTCCAGTAGTAGTTATAGTAGCGGTAGTGGCGGTAGTAGCGGTGGCGGTGGCGCTGGTGACAGTTGGTAA